In the genome of Brachypodium distachyon strain Bd21 chromosome 3, Brachypodium_distachyon_v3.0, whole genome shotgun sequence, the window GCTCCAATGGGTCACGCTTTAAGCACAAACTCAAGAAATCCTTCCCTTCTTTGGAAATACTTTCTGGAATTTCTGGTATATCTTTACTGTTTGCAATCTTAAATAGTGCAGGTACCTGCAAGACCAAGGATCAGGGAAGCTCAtctagaaagaaagaaaaacgatCAGAaaagatagtttttttttttgacgaaacagcCACAGCGAGCTATTTATTGCCAATAGAGGAGTTGAGAGAATCAACCCCAGGAGAAAATACACAGTTTAAATACAGAAAACGGGCACGAGCAAAGGGGAGGGGAGGCAATACAGTCAAACAATTCAAGGAACATCATCCGAGCCGGAGAGTAGCTCGCCAAGCCCGGCACCTGCCTTGGCACGAGCACGAGCAATTCAGAAAAGATAGTTGTTACCCCATTAATTATCATATTAGGATGTCACAAATTTTAGTTACTTAACTACTAGGAGTGAAGCAGCAGATAAGCAGAGCAGAAATATTACATCAAAGTATAACATGAAATGAAAGCATACATCTTCGAGCGGATGCCAAGGATGTCTAGCAGTTGCCATTTCAATAACTGTACAACCAAGGCTCCAGATATCAACCGCGAGACTGTACCCTTTGCTATGCATTACGGCCTGCAGATTTTACAGTATTTGGGGCAAAAAACATCTTAGAAATATAAATCATACATGGAATATTTCTTGAACTGACATAAAGAGAAAATAGCATACCTCCGGAGCCATCCAATATGGGCTTCCTCTGAAAGAGGATATTTCAGCAAAAGATGTTATCTGTTTCAAGTTTCAACATAAGCAATAAAGTGAGATGGGGGAGGAAACAAAACTCTAAGAACCCTTTTCCTTGTAAATAGCAAGAGTAGATAGCAACTGCAACCAAAACCATCTTTTGCTTTAATCATATATACAATATGGAGCACATTGCAAGCCCTTAACAATTGAGGGGTTTTCGGAAGCATGGACTGTAAAGCATGAGAGCAGAAAGAACATAACAGACTTTGACCACTCTCAACCCTCAAATGAGGCAAAGTGTTTATGTTGAAGGCCTAATACGTGCAACGCATTCAAACAATTCCATGAGTTGCTTGGCTGGCTGGCCAAGGAAACACGCTAATTATTGTGTGGATGTGAAAGTTAGGTTTTGATGATGCTTCCGCAGATATGCACGTAAACAAAACACCTTGTACAAAATGGAAAGAAACTGCATACATCTTTAGCCAGACCGAAGTCAGCAAGTTTGACGTCACCAGTAGGGCCAACAAGTATGTTTGCTCCTTTGATGTCTCTGCCAAGAAAAGCATTGCAAAGTTATTTTCGTGTTGAATTTTGACAAAGGGACCATAAACGCAGTAAGATAATTTACAGTACCTGTGCATAGTATTCCTACCATGCAAATAGGCAAGTCCAGAAAGAATCTGCCGAGTATAGTTACGGATCACAGGTTCCTTAAAAGGACCATAATCTCTAAGTAATTTATGAATTGAACCACCAGAAACATATTCAAGATAGATGGAGAGAGCTTCATCAGTCTGCTCAAAACAAAGGTAAGTCAAAGCATAATCAGTACTTTACAGTGTATatgtttatagaaaaatggtactccctctgatccataataagtgtcttggatctagtacaaagttagtaattattatggatcggagggagtagtaattatTAAAGACAAACGATCTCTTTCTGAATGAAAAGTCCACCCACCTCCTCCAAATTGGACAAATAACAAGATAATAATAAGTTAATAAAAGCACAAGGCAAATGAAAAGCAGGAAAGGCATATATCTAGTAAGATACTACAAATGGAGTAGAAAAATagtaacaacaaaaaaaagtgaggTAAGCTATGCAGCTGTACTATATCACTAGCATAAAGGTTTACTCTATCACATCCAAGTGGACCCATGCATAACAATTTACCACACTAAGGAATTTGACATCTAGCCCATAACATCTTTTCAGTGAAACAATTAGGAAGTGCAGCAAAGTACAGTAGTATTCTGGGAGAGAAAGCTTTTCATGGCATCTTGACAGATTGCCACCCATATCTTTGATGGAACCATGTGATCATGTAATCTCATACATGACTATGTGAGATGACTTCATTTCTCCTAGTAGTACCACACATCATGCGGTAAGGATACTCAATTCTTAGGTGAACATAAATTGCATACAGATCTCCTCATGGTCCAAACTGTACAGAATATATCAAGCTTGTTGATGGCAAAATGAGGAAAAAATGAGGTATGCAAATGTTATCTCAAAGAGAGCATACTCTGCACATTACTATGTTTACCACCCCAGAAGCAGTACAcgcaacaaaaacaaacagaaTGAAAAACagatactccttccgtcccatattaagtgactcaaatttgtccaaatatggatgtatctatacctaaaaagcatctagatacatgtaatatttcaacacctaatatgggacggagggagtacattttgtGCCTGCAAAGCACTGAAATAGTAGTGTGTTAGTTATCACGTGAAACTCACCAGTTGGCTTCCATAGTATTGCACGATGTTTCGATCTGAGAGTTGTCTAAGCAAATCTACTTCCTGTCAATATACAAATGGGTACCAAGTTACTAAACCAAATCAAGAGGATATATGCTGCACAGACACTCAGAAAAATGCATGGCTGCATGCTACAAATGTAAAGTTTGTAAACCAATAGAGCTTTTTCCTTCTCCGAGTAAAATCGACACACTTTCTTCTCATAGACGTGCAGTTTATCAACTTATCAATCAAATGGGGCAAGCAAATAACCTGATTCAATTGCCTAAGACGTTCTTTTGAATGTGGATCATCCAAAATAACTTGTACCTCCTTGATTGCACAAAAGTGCCCACTTTCACTGCATCATTAGTTAAGATCAATCAGAAGATATCGACCATAGAGGCGTCGAAAATAGAATCTTTTAACAGAAATAGCATAAGACATTCTTTCATGTGGTGCTAAAAGTGAAACAGATTTAGAACCATATATCTGATAGTTATGACTTCCCTTTCCCTAGCTTACCGAGTTATACATGTGGGTCCATATGAGTATAAAACATTTATGCATCCATGTCCAGAACTCCAAATTACACTACGTTGTTCTACACAAATGATGGCAGGTGTGGGGGTCTGCATTTATGGTATGCTATATTTTAGCCACAGGGTCATAATTTACATATAAACTCAGCTGTGGAATTATGTTCTATATGAATATTCAAATTTCAGCTGAAAAATAATTGAACTGTACTTTGCATATTCTGTGAGACATATTAAGACCTTTGTACCTGTTGAATCCAAGATAAACCTGACCAAATGTGCCGCTACCTAACAGCTTCCCCTTTTTCCATTGTGATTGGGATTGGGTAAAACCAATGCCAGATGAAGGGAGGGGTGAGCTAGCAGCAGGAAGTGGAGGAAGAGGCAAAGGTTGAGGTAAAATCCTCACATCATCCATCCGTTTCAGTGGTGACCTTGGACTGAAGACAAAATCTCTTGGACTTGCATCAGTGGCAGAAAATCCATGCCTCCTTGGCCCAGGTGAAAGACTTCTTGTTCTTGCATAGAATGTAGCATCGGGTAACATTCCATCGTGCGAACAACTGTCTTCACTCATTGAAGGCTCACAGCTTGGCAAATGAACTTCTCTCACATTATCGATAGGCACCCTAGAGAATTTCTGGTGCTCCCGGAGAGCACTGCATGAGACAAGGTACTTGTCTTGCACCATGCCCTTATTATGTTCATCAGGTGGCATAAGCCTTCCTCTGGAGGAGACAACTAGATCAGCGTACCTAGAGATTGCACCAAACAACATTAAATATCAGAGAATACATAAGGAGTGCAACACGTGCAATCTAGCAAACAGAGTTTAATTTCCTTAAATAAGTACGTGAATTGCGAGTGCCCAAAAACCCCGCCTAAACCTCCCGCCTGCCACAATGGTGTTCTTTTGTCTGTGTGGACTCACTGGGTTGGACTGATTGTGAACATCTTCGCCAAATTAGTGGTTCCAGTCAATGCAGCAAGGCTGTGAATTATAAAGTGCACCACATGCCAAATAGATGGACTTTCGATGCATTTAAATAATCGAATTCAAATTCATCATTTGTTGCAAGATTAAACAATCCAGTCTGCCTTTCTCATTAGGATGGAATCAAAATGCAATGTACAATCTAGCGTTCAAATAAAAGAAGGATGGTTAACAACAGGTTCGCGTGATTTGGGAGCCTGACACCCCATGCCCACGGCATGTACTAAACAAAGATAATGGTTCTGGACAGACTAAGCAGAAGAAGCAGGGATGAGGTCGTCAACGGCCGTAGTTGGTCTGAAGCGTGAAGCGTCACTTACAGACACCCTGGAGTTCGCACTAAACCTCAAACCCTCTAGATTACACTACAGACATTCACGAGTACCGTAAAAGTCAGCTCGACAAACATAAGCAACAATCAGTCACAATCATATCGAATTCAGCACATGAAAAAGGTGGCAATCTTGCTTAACCAAATCAGAAAAGATCATCACGTGGCCGAATTACCTGTAAATTAGTCGCTCCTCGTCGTATTCGAACGATCCCGACGAACTCCCGCTGGACAGAGACACCGCCGCGGACGCGTAGCCCGGCCAGGCCCCCCACGCCGGAGGGAGCGGGAACGAGCTGGAcaccggcggcgggagcggctGCCCCGGCCCCTGCCCTCCCTCCGGggcgccgcccgtgccgccaccaccacctccgccgTACCGCTCAACccggcgcggcgccggcgtgtcGAGGCCGTGCGGCTTGGGCCTCCAGAGCGGGGCGCAGGCTGGCGGGGAGCCGATGTCGACGGAGCTGCGCGGCGAGgagacggcggagacggccgccgcggcggggctcctgccgccggCCCTGTGCTTGCAGGCCTTGGACTTGGACTTCCTCCGGCCGAGCCACCACAGCGGCATCCCGAAGGTCGCTGGAGAGCCGGTGGCGTGCAACTGAAACGAGGAGCGAGATCGCGGGCGGAGTGAGTCGAAGCCGAAGAAGGTTGCACCTGGTTTTTGGTTTATAAGGAGGAAAAAGAAGGACGGAGCCCGGggaaggaggagcagcagtAATGAACAAATGATGAGTGGCCAAAGAAAGCAGCCCCCCGACGACGAGCGTCAAGTGTCGTCTTGCTGTGTGTGCGTCGGTTAAATGCAACATGCCTCCGGGGTCTGGGCCCCAGGACTTTAACGGAAGCCGCGGGCCGGCTGTGCCAGTGAGGTCGGCGGCCGGTGTCGCCTCCTTGGGCGGCCGGAGACTTCATTCCGAGTTTCCGACCTTCCCCTTCGGAAGGCGGCAGGGGTTCGGCCGACGCGTCCGGGGGCACTCACTGCTCACGCGAGCCCGCAGGAATGAGAATGTGCCGGCAATGCGTGGCGCGGGGTTTGGTGCGGCTGGTGGGCCTATACGCTGCCGGGATCTGGGAAACTGACGGAGCGCCCATGACGTGGTGGCTTTGACATTGTACTGTCACGAGAcatttgcttttttttttcttagaatATCACGAGTCCTTTGCTAATCCACGGACTTTGCTCCTTTGCTGCGGGGGCCGTCTTTCTCCTCCCATGTCCAAAATTTACATCGGTCGTCCAACAAGATGGCAAAATTATTGGATTTCTTGTCACGGTTAACCAGGTTTCAGACAATTGTCACCAAAATCATGTAAACTTGCGCCCAAATTGGAGCGAGCTCCCGACAAGATTTCAATGAATTTTCCACCAAACTCCAACAAACTAGAGAGCAACTATAGATTCAAAGAGATTTCAACAATTGAGTAAGGTTTTACAAACTTTTGCTAGAACTCAGAGACATTTTCACAAATGTGCATGCAAGCTTTCTACTAAAAAATACTGGAGATTTCCACGAGACCTCTGGATTTAGGCCCCCACCTCGTATGGCACCGGCGATGAGGTGGCAGTGCAACCCACCGGTCGTCTTGGGTGTTGGGTGTCTATGCTGGTGGTCGTGGACGCCAATCTCAAACACTTGGATCTCGCCGTAGTGAACCCTACCGAGCAACCATGAATAATGAAGCAAGAAGCATGTAATATGGAGTATGCCGGTATGGAGAATGTAGTTGTTCCGAATGTCATCGGCAACAAACTTTGCCAATATGTAACACTATGACTTTGAAGAGGACCTCCAACACTTTGACATGTTTCTTCACGTACACATGCTTGTGCAGCACACTTGGGTCAGATAGCAACCCATAAATCTTTTCATTGAGGAGAACTCGGattattgttttttatttgaatttacCACTCCCTCTCTTTCATATTGCTGGGCAGATCTCTAGAAACACAATAACCAAGGGAAAAGAAGGCACAACATTCAAAGAAAATCTTGATTTATACCGGCCAACCCAGAAATTGTGGTGTTGAGGATCATTAAAAGAGATGCAAGCATGCCCATTTATTCTCAGTGTATGTTTCCATTGTTTATCACATCTGGCATTCTAGTGGTCGGTAAGGATCGTCGGCAATTTGCAACTAGCTCCATCTTGGTGTTCTGGTAGGAATCGAATTGTCTTCGATGGTGTTGTGTCAGTGTTACTGAAATCCTGAGGGCAATCAGAGAGGAAGCCAACTGTTGGGTTTAGGCGAGACTACTTAGTGGATTAGGGTTTGGCATGCTACTGAGCGAGTGGCGAGATAACGGCAAAATGTATTTACATTTGGCCTTAGGGTTTGTAGCTGCATCGCGGCAAATTCCTTCTATAAATTAAGATACATCCGCTTGGATGTTCTAGGGGAAAAATCACATCTGGCACGCAGAGCCATTAATGCGGCTATTTGCCCTAAGGGTCCATGAGGAAAAGACCAAGGATGCAACAATTCATTGCGGCGCCAATTAATACAATACGACAACCTAGAATTAGAATCAGAAAAATCGCATGTTTTGCGTACGTTGTATCTAACAATatgaaggggggggggggctatTTTGTAAGATGCTGAGATTATTATTTCAAAACTTTCCAATTTATACAATACGAGATCTAGAGTTGCAGAAAAAAAGTATCGAGTTACATATTGAAATAGACACTCGCATATGGGGTTTACGTTTTTGTTGAATTGTTACTCCTTTCACTTTTTTAGGGCCGACTTAAAAATCATAGTAACACAAAGTAAACTGGGCATCGGCAAACCCAAATTTGAACTGAAATCTGCTCAAATACCGCATCAAAATATTTCTCACTTGTAGCGCCTACCATACTCATTCATTGACGAATCCTTTGGCATCCTAAAAATTTTAGGCTTCCAATCCGTAACtgatcacatgcatgcagtatATTCACTCCATGAACCGaagcaggggcggagctagaGGAAGAAGCACCCGGGTGGACTCTTTAACGATCACACTGTCTGGGACCCCTAGGCAGCTTGGCCTGGAACACAACCCCTAATAATCTCTGGTGCACCAGCTAATTGCAGGGTATGATTAGCATTAGAGTTCTTTTTTACACTCGTGCGAGCCAACAAGTAGAGCGCCTCTGAACCGAAGCAATGTTCCATGCCGTGCGTTAATGACAATTTGAAGATGggctaacaaaaaaaaattcagaattcTTGAGTTAGGCCTAACAAATTGAAAAGATGGGAGTATAATTTTACGTAACCACGGTGATTACTAGTTAACCCAACAAGGGCAGGTCAGAAAAACACAAATGGAAACAGCATATACCAGGAGATCACAAAAAGGCCGACGAAGAGGAAAACAGACCATCAACCACATGGGCTCCCTTAAAAAGAAACAGACACACACGCCGGCATCATAGAATAGAAAAACCATAGATGCCCCATGTCCATTCCTCTCTAGCTTCTCAGTATTGTGACTACGTACTCCAGATGGCATGCGCACGATTGCAACAGCTCCCGAAAATGGGTTCCGCtcaggaaaaggaaaaaaagctCCTTGTCCCCAAAATGGGCAAGCGTGCAACAGGCTCGAACATCTCAAAGCCGCCACGTCGAACTTTGTGCATGCAAGACACCGGCACAGTGCACACCGTACCGTCGGATCAGCAGGAAACGGACGCGATGCGTGATCCTCCTCTGaatcagaaagaaagaaagaaaaaggcaatCAGAAGTTGTGGATGAGCTTGGCGTAGGACGTGGTGACTCTGTTCCCTTCCACCCTTCTCCCCTCGATCTCCCTCTCCCGGCACCGCAACCCCGCCTCGTCATCGGCGCAGATCCTCCGTCGAGGATCAACGATCCGCTCCCTCCAATGCCCGTCAGAGAAATTGGCCTTCCGGGCCTCCATGGCGTCCCACCGCAGCAGCGCCTTCTGCCTCTCATCCAGGAGGCAGAACCTCCGCAGGCTCGTGGGCCGCATGGCGTCGTGGGCCTCCCACCACCTGGCGTGGGCCTCGTCGCTAGCAAACTGCCTGAGCTCCGCCGCGTTCCAGTTGCAGTCGTAGTCCCTGAAGCAGAACCACGGCTTCATCCCCACGAAGTGCACCGCCAGCGCAaccggcggccgcgccgcgAGCACCCGCCGCTTGGCTTCCCGCCGCTCGGCGGAATCCCCCGACCAGAAGTGCTTCATGTAGTTTGCCCGCGACGGGAGCCGGTGCCACCAGGAGAAGACCTCGTTGAGGTACCCCTGGTCGCCGCCGTTGTAGGAGCCGATGTCCCCGATGTGGCTCATCAGGAGGCTGAACGTGCAGTTGCAGGGCTCGATCACCATGACGCCCGAGTTGAAGAGCGTGCCGTGGTTCCCCGTGGCGCTCAGCTCCGGCATGGCGAAGAGGGGATCCATGGCGCGCTGCACCAGGAGATCCGCGTCCAGGAACACCACGCGGGAGTAGTCTGTCAAAGTCCATAGCCAGAACTTGCTGTAGTTCCACTCGTTGTAGGCGTCCGGCGACGCCCGCGGGTTCCGGATCCGGCGGATCGTGCGCACCTTCCACCCGGCCAGCTCTAGGGCGGCCCGGTGGCGCGAGCTGATGGTCTCGTCGACCAGGGCCACCATGTCCCGTTGGACGTCCGGAGCGGACGACGTCCGGATGCTCTGGGCGGCCACGATGGCGCCGCACGCGTAGAGCTGCTCCGAGTGGAGGATCGTCGCGAACGCCTCTCGTCTCTGCGGCGCCGTTGCGTGAGCGTGAGCCTCGCCCAGCAGGGCTTTgagcggcatggcgagctTGCAGGAGCCGACGGGGAGAGCGAGCTTGTGCCGCAGCTCGGCCATGTCCGGCCTGTAGAGCCACACGTCGCCGTCGTGCATCGCCTCGTCCTTGCACCTGAACAGGTTCGGGGCAGGGAAGCaccggctcgggctcaccaCCACCACGTGCGCCGCCGATGAGCCGCGACCGGAGGCGAGCCGAGCCGCCGCGAGCTGAAGGTGGAGCCGCGGCACGTGCTTGGACCAGCCGGacgcgccgctgcaggggagctTCACCGCCACGATGTCGTAGCCGTATTGcgctccctccgccgccggctgcggcTCCGGCAGGTCCGGGCATGTCGGCGCGGCGtagagctcctcctcgtcgatcCACTCCGGGTACAGGTGCTCCCAGGTGACGTTGCTCCCCACGCGCTCCAGGTGCAccgcggaggccgccgcggacTCCGGCAGCACCGTCCTCCATTGCTCGACCTCGTCCCCGTCGAAGTTCAGCAGCCCGACTCGCAACCCATGGCCACCTCCTTCTACTCCTCGAGCGGCAGCTTCTTGCACCGCCTTGGAGATCAGCGACCAGTCGATCCTCAAGCTCGACGCGTACCCGCCTGAGTCCGCCGGCTCGTCGGCGTCCGCCGGTGCCAACGACCCCTGTCTCGACACTTCAGGTGACCTGTGGTTTCAGACAGGCCAAAAAGAATCAGTTAATCAAATTCATGTACACTGATCACCGATCGAGATCATCAGACTACCGTTTAATTGATCTCCGTTATCGGAAGAGAAGTGCTGTTTGATTTGCTCACATTGTGCTATGTTGGTcgtcgccatggccatggcggatCGATGGCGAGTGGAGAAGGCCCATGAAGGAGGCGCAcatgaggaggatgaggacaAGCTTCACATACAGCATCTTGCCGCTGAAGCCTTCAGGTAGCAGCAAGCTCAACGGCTTGTGCTTGGTGTAGCAGCTTCCCACGTACCCCTTCTTGCTAACACTGTTGCTGAAATTAACACGGGTTGGTTAATTAGCACC includes:
- the LOC100828104 gene encoding mitogen-activated protein kinase kinase kinase 3, with the translated sequence MPLWWLGRRKSKSKACKHRAGGRSPAAAAVSAVSSPRSSVDIGSPPACAPLWRPKPHGLDTPAPRRVERYGGGGGGGTGGAPEGGQGPGQPLPPPVSSSFPLPPAWGAWPGYASAAVSLSSGSSSGSFEYDEERLIYRYADLVVSSRGRLMPPDEHNKGMVQDKYLVSCSALREHQKFSRVPIDNVREVHLPSCEPSMSEDSCSHDGMLPDATFYARTRSLSPGPRRHGFSATDASPRDFVFSPRSPLKRMDDVRILPQPLPLPPLPAASSPLPSSGIGFTQSQSQWKKGKLLGSGTFGQVYLGFNSESGHFCAIKEVQVILDDPHSKERLRQLNQEVDLLRQLSDRNIVQYYGSQLTDEALSIYLEYVSGGSIHKLLRDYGPFKEPVIRNYTRQILSGLAYLHGRNTMHRDIKGANILVGPTGDVKLADFGLAKDITSFAEISSFRGSPYWMAPEAVMHSKGYSLAVDIWSLGCTVIEMATARHPWHPLEDVPALFKIANSKDIPEIPESISKEGKDFLSLCLKRDPLERPSATQLLDHPFVYDHLRVAKCSATQLRNGPSSPVEARHNKSSHRESSSKRNIAPLRDIEELNARDFAGFATAYPSPQNTSSSTAATTNMSLPVSPCSSSSPVRQFKQSKWNDLPSPPHPVDSMLDLMRQSTVVPDPWLDIGQLRPGSPSPYGSPKRF
- the LOC100840450 gene encoding putative UDP-glucuronate:xylan alpha-glucuronosyltransferase 3 isoform X2, with translation MRSFACAHAEKRHRLDRTFNSVSKKGYVGSCYTKHKPLSLLLPEGFSGKMLYVKLVLILLMCASFMGLLHSPSIRHGHGDDQHSTMSPEVSRQGSLAPADADEPADSGGYASSLRIDWSLISKAVQEAAARGVEGGGHGLRVGLLNFDGDEVEQWRTVLPESAAASAVHLERVGSNVTWEHLYPEWIDEEELYAAPTCPDLPEPQPAAEGAQYGYDIVAVKLPCSGASGWSKHVPRLHLQLAAARLASGRGSSAAHVVVVSPSRCFPAPNLFRCKDEAMHDGDVWLYRPDMAELRHKLALPVGSCKLAMPLKALLGEAHAHATAPQRREAFATILHSEQLYACGAIVAAQSIRTSSAPDVQRDMVALVDETISSRHRAALELAGWKVRTIRRIRNPRASPDAYNEWNYSKFWLWTLTDYSRVVFLDADLLVQRAMDPLFAMPELSATGNHGTLFNSGVMVIEPCNCTFSLLMSHIGDIGSYNGGDQGYLNEVFSWWHRLPSRANYMKHFWSGDSAERREAKRRVLAARPPVALAVHFVGMKPWFCFRDYDCNWNAAELRQFASDEAHARWWEAHDAMRPTSLRRFCLLDERQKALLRWDAMEARKANFSDGHWRERIVDPRRRICADDEAGLRCREREIEGRRVEGNRVTTSYAKLIHNF
- the LOC100840450 gene encoding putative UDP-glucuronate:xylan alpha-glucuronosyltransferase 3 isoform X1, whose amino-acid sequence is MESKIYRESNRGCTQAVSDISMRNRRRAWTVKTYACNSVSKKGYVGSCYTKHKPLSLLLPEGFSGKMLYVKLVLILLMCASFMGLLHSPSIRHGHGDDQHSTMSPEVSRQGSLAPADADEPADSGGYASSLRIDWSLISKAVQEAAARGVEGGGHGLRVGLLNFDGDEVEQWRTVLPESAAASAVHLERVGSNVTWEHLYPEWIDEEELYAAPTCPDLPEPQPAAEGAQYGYDIVAVKLPCSGASGWSKHVPRLHLQLAAARLASGRGSSAAHVVVVSPSRCFPAPNLFRCKDEAMHDGDVWLYRPDMAELRHKLALPVGSCKLAMPLKALLGEAHAHATAPQRREAFATILHSEQLYACGAIVAAQSIRTSSAPDVQRDMVALVDETISSRHRAALELAGWKVRTIRRIRNPRASPDAYNEWNYSKFWLWTLTDYSRVVFLDADLLVQRAMDPLFAMPELSATGNHGTLFNSGVMVIEPCNCTFSLLMSHIGDIGSYNGGDQGYLNEVFSWWHRLPSRANYMKHFWSGDSAERREAKRRVLAARPPVALAVHFVGMKPWFCFRDYDCNWNAAELRQFASDEAHARWWEAHDAMRPTSLRRFCLLDERQKALLRWDAMEARKANFSDGHWRERIVDPRRRICADDEAGLRCREREIEGRRVEGNRVTTSYAKLIHNF